DNA from Nitriliruptor alkaliphilus DSM 45188:
CGAGGAGCGCGCCGCGGGTAACGTCGCGGTCAAGGACCTCCGCTCGGGCGACCAGATCACCGTCGCCGAACCCGACCTCGCCTCCCACCTGTCCGGTCTGCTCGGGCGCTGACGCGCCGCGGGCCGGTACCGACCGAGCATCGAGCTGAACCGTGAGCATCTCCCCCCACGGCGCCATGCGCACCGCCGCCGCCGGCGACCTGCGCGCCGAGCACGCCGGCCAGACCGTCACGGTCGCGGGCTGGGTCGACAACCGTCGCGACCACGGCGGGGTCGCCTTCCTCGACCTGCGTGACCGCGCCGGGATCCTCCAGGTGGTCGCGGACCCGACCGCTTCGGACGCGCTGGAGGCCGCCCACCGCGTGCGGTCCGAGTGGGTGCTGCGAGTGACCGGCGAGGTCCGGATGCGCCCCGAGGGGATGCGCAACGACAAGCTCGGCACCGGTGACGTCGAGCTCGCCGCCAGCTCCGTCGAGGTGCTGTCGGTCGCCGACACCCCGCCGTTCCCGGTCGAGGACGGCATCGACGTGTCCGAGGAGCTGCGGCTCGTCCACCGCTACCTGGACCTGCGTCGGCCCCGGATGGCGCGCAACCTCCAGGTGCGGGCCCAGGCGACCTCGATCATCCGGCGGGTCATGGAGCGCAACGGCTTCCTGGACGTCGAGACCCCCCAGCTCACCCGCCCGACCCCGGAGGGCGCCCCGCGACTTCCTCGTGCCCTCGCGGCTGCAGCCGGGGGAAACCTACGCGCTGCCGCAGTCCCCGCAGCTGTTCAAGCAGCTGCTGATGGTCGCCGGCGTCGAGCGCTACTACCAGATCGCGCGCTGCTTCCGCGACGAGAACCTCCGCGCCGACCGCCAGCCGGAGTTCACCCAGCTCGACCTCGAGCTGTCCTTCGGGGACGAGGAGGACATCTACGCCGTCATGGAGGAGATGTTCGTCGAGCTCTGGGACGAGGTCCTCGGTGTCCAGCTGCCGACCCCCTTCCCACGCATCACTTTCGAGGAGTCGATGCGTCGCTTCGGGTCCGACAAGCCGGACCTGCGCTTCGCGATGGAGCTCGCCGACCTCGGGGAGGTCTTCGCCGACACCGAGGTGGGCGTGTTCAAGGGTGTGCTCGGCGACGGTGGCTCGGTCATCGGCCTCGCCCTGCCGGGCGGCGGTGACCTGACCCGCAAGCAGTTCGACACCTGGACCGAGTGGGCCAAGCGCCGTGGGGCCAAGGGCCTCGCCTGGGGGGTCGTCGAGCGCAGCGACAGCGAGCACGCGGAAGGTGTGGAGGCGGGCGAGGGGGACGCGCCGACGCTGCGCAGCCCCCTGACCAAGTTCATGTCGGACGCCGAGGTCGCCGGGGTGCTGGCCGAGACCGGTGCCGCCGTCGGGGACGCGGTCTTCTTCGGTGCGGGCCCGACCCGGTTCGCCCGCCAGCTGATGGGGGCGCTGCGCAACACCCTGGCCGAGGACCGGGGCCTGATCCCGGCCGACCGCTGGGAGTTCGTGTGGGTCGTGGAACCGCCGATGTTCGACCCGGCGGGGGAGTCCGACGACCCGACCGCAGCCAACAGCGCAGGTTGGGTGCCCAACCACCACCCGTTCACGGCGCCGGCCCCGCAGTTCATCGACGACTTCGAGCAGCGCCCGGGTGAGGTCACCACCCGCGCCTACGACATCGTCCTCAACGGCGTCGAGCTCGCCTCGGGCAGCGTCCGTATCCACGACGCCGACCTGCAGCGGCGGGTCTTCCGCTTCCTCGGCATCTCCGACGAGGACGCCGAGGAGAAGTTCGGCTTCCTCCTGCGCGGGTTCCGCTACGGCGTGCCGCCCCACTGCGGGATCGCCCCCGGGCTCGACCGGCTCGTGATGCTGCTGTGCGGCGAGGACACCATCCGCGAGGTCATCGCGTTCCCGAAGACCCAGTCCGGCGCGGACCCGATGACCGACGCCCCGGCGCCCCACGACGAAGCGGCCCTCCGCGACGTGGGCCTCCGCCTGCTGCCCAAGCCCGTCAAGGCCTGACCTCCCACCGCAGGCCCCCGCCCCGGCACGATCGCGTGCCGTCCCGACGGGTGTCCGAGCACCGGCCTCACCCGACCTGCTGTGGCGGTGCCGGCGGTACGGTCGCGGGTCGATGAGCGAGCAGCTGTTCGATGACGGCACCGACCCGGGGACCCCGGCCGTCGGTGGCACCACGGCGCACGGGGACCACGCCCGGCCGGCGCGGCCCGGGGCCGGGGTCCCGCTCGCGGCTCGGCTGCGCCCCCGGGACCTGTCGGAGTACGTGGGCCAGCTCGACGCGCTCGGGCCCGGCAAGCCGCTGCGTGCCATGCTCGACCGTGGGGACCTGCGCAGCCTGATCCTCTGGGGGCCGCCCGGGGTCGGCAAGACCTCGCTGGCGACCGTCATCGCCAGCCACGTCGATGCCGCCTTCCTCGAGCTGTCGGCCGTCACGGCGGGTGTCAAGGACGTGCGTCGGATCATCGACGAGGGACGCAGCCGCCTCGAGCTGCGTGACCGCCGCACCGTGCTGTTCGTCGACGAGATCCATCGGTTCAACAAGGGTCAGCAGGACGCCCTGCTCCCTGGCGTCGAGGCCGGCTGGGTCACCCTCATCGGTGCGACCACCGAGAACCCGTTCTTCGAGCTCAACGCGCCGCTGCTGTCGCGCTGTCAGCTGATCCGCCTGACCGCGCTGACCGACGACGACCTCCACGGCCTGCTCGAGCGCGCGTGCACCGACCCCGAGCGTGGCTTCGGGGGCCGTGTGCGCGTCGATCCCGACGCGGCCGAGCACCTCGTCCACCTCGCCGACGGGGACGCCCGGGCCGTGCTGACCGCCCTGGAGGTCGCGGCCGCCGCAGCGGGTGTCGACGCCGGAGCCACGGCCGTGCCGGTCGACCCGGGCGCCCCGCCGGTCGTGGTCACCCTCGACGACGTGGCCGACGCGGTGCAGCGCTTCCGGTACGACAAGGCGGCCGACGGGCACTACGACCAGGTCAGTGCGTTCATCAAGTCGATGCGTGGCTCCGACCCGGACGCGGCGGCCTACTGGCTGGTGCGGATGCTGGAGTCGGGGGAGGACCCCCGCTTCCTCGCGCGGCGGATGGTCATCTTCGCCTCCGAGGACGTCGGGCTCGCCGACCGCCAGGCCCTGCCGACCGCGGTGGCCGCCTTCGACGCCCTCGACAAGGTGGGCCTTCCCGAGGCGCGCTACGCGCTCGTGCACGCGGCCATCGCCCTCGCCGTGGCGCCCAAGTCCAACGCCGTGACCCGTGCCATCGGCGCCGCGTTGGAGTCCGTTCGCCGCCACGGCAACACCGACGTACCGGCCCACCTGAGGGACGGGCACAACCGGGGGGCGCGCAGCCTCGGGCACGGCGTCGGCTACGACTACCCTCACGACCACGCCAGCGGGTTCGCGCCGGCGCAGACCTACCTGCCCGATCGGCTGGTCGGCACGGTGCTGTACGAACCGTCCCGTCACGGTCACGAGGCGGCGGTCGCCGACCGACTCGCGGAGCTGCGCGACCAGGCCCGCGCGGCACGTCGCGCGACCGAGCAGCACCAGCCCGAGCCACCGCCCCGCACCACCCCGCCCAACGCTCCGTCCGCCGAGGAGACCCCCCAGCCGTGAACATCTCCGACTGGAGCATCGTCCTGGCCGCCGGCGCCTTCGCCGTGCTGATGCTGGCCCTGTGCGTGCTCGTCCTGCATACCGTGCGAGCCGTCGACGAGGTCATCGGTGCCGTGCGCACCGTCTCGGACGAGACCGTGCCGATCCTGCGCGGCGTCCACGAGACCGTGTCGGGCGTCAACGTCGAGCTCGCCCGGGTCGACACCATCGTGGCCGGTGTGCAGTCGATCACCGCGACCACCGACCAGCTCGTCGGGGTCGTCCACGCCACGGTCACCAACCCCATCATCAAGGGGGCGGCGGTCTCGGCCGGCGTCGCCCGGGCGGTGCGCACCTTCCGCGAGGACGGCTCGTGAGGTCGGTCTTCGCGCTCGCGCTCGGCCTCGGTGCCGGGGTCCTGGTCGGCGGCTACGTGATCCGGCGGGTCGACCGTGCCACCCGCGCCGCCCACCCCGTGGCGGTCGCCGACCGTGCCGGCCGAGCTGCGGGCAGCCTGACCGCCCGCCTCGCGACCGCAGCGGAGGCAGGCCGCGTCGCCGCTGCCGACCGCGAGGCGCAGCTGCGACGCGCGTACGACGTGCCACCACTGTCCGAGCTGCCGGCCCCGACCGCTCACCGCTAGCCGCAGCCCGGCACCCCCAGTACCGGAGCCCCCACGTGGACAGCCTCACCATCCGAGAGACGTTCCTGCGCTTCTACGAGGAGCGCGGCGCGCAGCGTTACAGCTCGGCGCCCCTGATCCCCAACGACCCCGGTCTGCTGCTGACCATCGCCGGGATGGTGCCGTTCAAGCCCTACTTCCTTGGTGATGCCACCCCGCCGAACCCGCGGGCGACCAGCTACCAGAAGTGCGTGCGGACCAACGACATCGAGAACGTCGGGCGCACCACCCGGCACCTGTCGAGCTTCGAGATGCTCGGCAACTTCTCGTTCGGTGACTACTTCAAGCGCGAAGCCATCCGCTGGTCCTACGAGCTGTCGGTCGAGCACTTCGGGCTCGATCCCGAACGCATCTGGGTGACCATCTTCGAGACCGACGACGAGTCCGAGCAGCTGTGGCTCGAGGAGACCGACATCCCGCTCGAGCGCATCCAGCGCGTCGGCGTGCCCGACGGCGCGTCCCGGCTGGACGCGTCGGACAACTTCTGGTCGACCGGGGCGGCGGGTCCGTGCGGTCCCTGCTCCGAGCTGAACTACGACCGCGGCCCCGAGTGGGGGCAGGAGGGCGGTCCCCTCGTCAACGGGGAGCGCTACCTCGAGTACTACAACCTGGTCTTCATGCAGCAGGAGCAGGACGGCGACGGCAAGGTGCTCGGTGATCTGCCGGCCAAGAGCGTCGACACCGGGCTCGGCCTGGAACGCATGGCGGTCCTCCTGCAGGACGTGCCGGACGTGTTCGCCACGGACCTGTTCACCCCGCTGATCGCCGCCGCCGAGGAACTCTCGGGGGTGCGGTACGGGGACGACGCCGAGCGGGACGTGTCCCTGCGCGTGGTCGCCGAGCACGTCCGCACGTCCGCGATGCTGATCGCCGACGGGGTCCTGCCGTCCAAGGAGGGCCGCGGCTACGTCCTGCGTCGGCTGCTGCGCCGGGCGGTCCGGCACGGGCAGCTGCTCGGGCTGGACCTGGCCGGTGGGACGCAGCTGCTGGTGCCGATGCTCGACGCCGTCCTGCAGACCAACCTCCAGATGTACCCCGAGCTCGCCAAGCAGCGCGAGCTGGTCACCCGCATCGCCGGCGCCGAGGAGCGCGACTTCGCTGCGCGTCTGCGGGCGGGCCTCGACCGGGTCGACCGCGCGCTCGAGGACGTCCGTGCCGGCGACGGTGCGACGTTCCCGGGGGACGTGACCTTCGAGCTGCACGACACGTTCGGCTTCCCCGTCGACCTCACCGCCGAGATCGCCGAGGAAGCGGGCCTCGTCCTCGACCGTGACCGCTTCGAGGCGCTCATGGACGAGCAGCGGCAACGGGCGCGCGCCGGTGCCAAGAAGGGCGGCGGTGGCGTCCCGGTCGAGGTGTACCGGCAGGCCGCCGACGAGGTCGGACCGACCGAGTTCCTCGGTTACGAGCAGCTCACCGCCGAGGGCACGATCGGCGCCCTGGTCGGTCCCGGCGGGGCGCTCGAGGGTGCCAGCGAGGGCGACAGCATCGAGGTGGTCCTCGGCCGCACCCCGTTCTACGCCGAGGGCGGCGGCCAGGTCGGCGACCACGGGGTCATCGAGACCGAGACCGGCCGGCTGCGCGTCGTCGACACCCAGCCGGCCATCGAGGGCCTGCAGACCCACCGCGTCGTGGTCGAGGCCGGCGAGGTCCGCCCGGGACAGGCGGCCCACCTCGTGGTCGACGGTGAGCGTCGGGTCGCCACCGCGCGCAGCCACTCGGCTACCCACATCCTCCACGCCACCATGAAGGAGGTCCTGGGCGATCACGCGCAACAGGCCGGATCGCTGGTCCAGCCGGGCCGCCTGCGCTTCGACTTCCCCCACTTCGAGCCGGTCTCGCTCGAACAGCTCGGCGAGATCGAGCGCACCATCAACGCACGCGTCCTGCGCGACCCGCACGTGACCACCGAGGTCATGTCGCTCGACGATGCACGTGCGGCGGGCGCGGTCGCCAACTTCGGCGACAAGTACGGCCAGGTCGTCCGGGTGGTCACGATCGGCGAGTTCAGCAAGGAGCTGTGCGGCGGCACCCACGTCCCGTCGGGGGCCACGGTCGGCAACATCTACCTGGTCCGTGAGGAGTCGATCGGCTCCAACACCCGCCGCATCGAGGCGCTGACCGGTGCCGACGCCTACCGGTACGCGCGCCACGAGATGCAGGTCGCCGAGGAGGTCGCCCGCCTCGTCGACACCCCGACGACCGAGGCGGTCGCGCGCGTCCAGGCGCTGCTCGAACGGCTCAAGGCCGTCGACAAGGAGCTCGCCAAGACGCGGCGGGCGTCGCTCTCGCAGGACGCCAAGCGACTGGCCGACGAGGCGACGCGCGAGGACGGCGTCGCGGTCGTGATCGCCCGTGTCGACGGCGTGGTCGGCGACGACCTGCGCACCCTGGCCTCCGAGGTCCGCGGTCACCTGGCCACGCAGGGGGTGGTGGTGCTCGGTGCCGCGACCGAGGACGGCAAGGCCCAGTTGATCTGCGCGTTGACCTCCGACCTCGCCGATGCCGGCGTCGAGGCGCGTCCGATCCTGCACCCGGCTGCGCAGGTCGTCGGTGGCGGCGCCGGTGGCCGCGGCGACCTGGCACAGGCCGGCGGGAAGAACGGGTCGGCGTTGGACGAGGCACTGAAGGTCGCATCGGCGGAGGCCCGTTCGGCCGTGCGAGGTGGCGCGTGAGCGGCCGGACGAGCTCCTCGAACCTCGGCGATCCGCTGCCGCTGACCGGTCGGCTGCTCGCCATCGACCTCGGTGAGGTCCGCGTCGGCCTGTCGGTGTCCGACCCGGGTCAGGTGTTGGCCTCCCCGGCCGAGACGCTGCAGGTGCCGCGCGACGCCGACGAACCCACCCTCGACGCCCTCGTCAACGCAGCGACCCGTCACGAGGCAGCCGGGCTGGTGGTCGGCCTGCCGCGCAAGCTCGACGGGCGTGAGGACGACGCGGCCCGACGCGCTCGATGGTTCGCCGAACAGCTGCGGGAACGCACGAGCCTGCCGGTGGCCCTCCAGGACGAACGGTTCACGACGGTCGAGGCCGAGCGCGTCATGCTCGACGCGGACGTGTCCCGGGCGGGGCGCAAGGCCAGCATCGACAAGGTGGCCGCGTCGGTGCTGCTGCAGGGCGTGCTCGAATCGCAGCGACGGCGCCGCGACGCCGCCAGGGACGCGGGGGGCGGAACGCACGCGACGGACGGATCGGACACGACGGGCGAGCCGGACGACTGAGTCAGCGGCGACGCGGCACGGGGGCCGGAACCACGGACGAGAGGGAGGCACGAGGTGGCACGACTGTCGCGGGGATCCCGCAACTTCCTGATCGCCCTGGTCGTCGGCATCGTCGCGGTCGTGGTCGCGGTGCTGCTGATCGGCGACCAGCTCAACCCGCTCGGGGACAACGGTGTCGAGCCCGGCCAGCCGGTCGAGCTCACCGTCGAACCCGGTCAGTCGGTGCGGGCGGTGGGGGAGCGGCTCGTGGAGCTCGGCGTGGTCAGTTCGGGGCTGCGTTTCCGGGTCGCCGCCGAGGACGCCGACCTCGCGTCGGTCCTGCAGCCGGGCACCTTCGCGCTCGAGACCGGGATGAGCAACGACGAGGCCATCGAGGTCCTGGCGGCGGGGCCCACCGAGGGGGTGGGCAACGACGTCCGGTTCACCGTCCAGGAGGGTCTGACCGTCGATCAGACGCTCGCCCGTCTCGCCGAGCAGTTCGACGACCACACCGTCGAGGACTTCCGGACCGTCCTCGACGAACGCACCGCTGCGGGGTCCAACACCGACGGGGTGCTCCAGCTGCCCGACTGGGTCCCCGAGCCCGCCGAGGTCGGCGACGAGGTCCTCGAGCCCTACGAGGGGCTGCTGTTCCCCCAGACCTACGACGTCCGCCGAGACGCGACGGCCCGCGACGTTCTCCAGCGCATGGTCGACGAGCTGGCCCGCGCCGCCGACGGGGTCGACGAGGCCGAGCGGGACGCCCTCGAGGCCCGCGGCCTGTCGCGCTACGAGGGGCTGATCCTCTCGAGCCTGATCGAGCGCGAGACCCGCGTCGACGACGAGCGCGAGACCGTGTCGGGGGTCATCGCCAACCGGCTCGAGGACGGGATGCGCCTGCAGATCGACGCGACCGTCCTCTACGCCCGCGGCGAACCGACCGACCGGGTGCTGATCGAGGACACCCAGATCGACAGTCCCTACAACACCTACCAGGTGGACGGGCTGCCCCCGACGCCCATCTCGGGGGTCGGCAACGCCTCGTTCCTGGCGGCGTACCGGCCAGGAGAGACCACGGCGCGCTACTACGTCCTGGCGCCCGAGTGCGACGGGACCCACCGGTTCGCCGACACCCTGGACGAGCACAACGAGAACGTCCGAGCGTTCCGGGCCACCGACGGCTGCGGTGTCGCGGCGGACTGAGACAGGACCCTGATGCGTCCGCGCCCCGGCGCGCCCTGGCCGACCGCCACCACCCGACCGGTGGTCCTCCTCGGCTGGCCCGCCCGCCACTCGCTGTCACCGGTGCTGCACAACGCGGCGTTCCGCGAGCAGGGCCTCGATCTGGTCTACCTGGCGCTCCCCGTCGTGGCCGACGACCTGCTCGGTGTGGTCGCCGCCCTCGGGGCGGTCGGGGCCGTCGGCGCCAACGTGACGGTGCCGCACAAGCTCGCGGTGCGGGCAGCCTGCGACGTGCTGACCGAGGAGGCCGAACTCATCGGTGCCGTCAACACCCTCGTGTGGGGCACCGACGGGCTCATCGGTGACAACACCGATGCGGTCGGG
Protein-coding regions in this window:
- the aspS gene encoding aspartate--tRNA ligase; protein product: MPSRLQPGETYALPQSPQLFKQLLMVAGVERYYQIARCFRDENLRADRQPEFTQLDLELSFGDEEDIYAVMEEMFVELWDEVLGVQLPTPFPRITFEESMRRFGSDKPDLRFAMELADLGEVFADTEVGVFKGVLGDGGSVIGLALPGGGDLTRKQFDTWTEWAKRRGAKGLAWGVVERSDSEHAEGVEAGEGDAPTLRSPLTKFMSDAEVAGVLAETGAAVGDAVFFGAGPTRFARQLMGALRNTLAEDRGLIPADRWEFVWVVEPPMFDPAGESDDPTAANSAGWVPNHHPFTAPAPQFIDDFEQRPGEVTTRAYDIVLNGVELASGSVRIHDADLQRRVFRFLGISDEDAEEKFGFLLRGFRYGVPPHCGIAPGLDRLVMLLCGEDTIREVIAFPKTQSGADPMTDAPAPHDEAALRDVGLRLLPKPVKA
- a CDS encoding replication-associated recombination protein A → MSEQLFDDGTDPGTPAVGGTTAHGDHARPARPGAGVPLAARLRPRDLSEYVGQLDALGPGKPLRAMLDRGDLRSLILWGPPGVGKTSLATVIASHVDAAFLELSAVTAGVKDVRRIIDEGRSRLELRDRRTVLFVDEIHRFNKGQQDALLPGVEAGWVTLIGATTENPFFELNAPLLSRCQLIRLTALTDDDLHGLLERACTDPERGFGGRVRVDPDAAEHLVHLADGDARAVLTALEVAAAAAGVDAGATAVPVDPGAPPVVVTLDDVADAVQRFRYDKAADGHYDQVSAFIKSMRGSDPDAAAYWLVRMLESGEDPRFLARRMVIFASEDVGLADRQALPTAVAAFDALDKVGLPEARYALVHAAIALAVAPKSNAVTRAIGAALESVRRHGNTDVPAHLRDGHNRGARSLGHGVGYDYPHDHASGFAPAQTYLPDRLVGTVLYEPSRHGHEAAVADRLAELRDQARAARRATEQHQPEPPPRTTPPNAPSAEETPQP
- the alaS gene encoding alanine--tRNA ligase; translation: MDSLTIRETFLRFYEERGAQRYSSAPLIPNDPGLLLTIAGMVPFKPYFLGDATPPNPRATSYQKCVRTNDIENVGRTTRHLSSFEMLGNFSFGDYFKREAIRWSYELSVEHFGLDPERIWVTIFETDDESEQLWLEETDIPLERIQRVGVPDGASRLDASDNFWSTGAAGPCGPCSELNYDRGPEWGQEGGPLVNGERYLEYYNLVFMQQEQDGDGKVLGDLPAKSVDTGLGLERMAVLLQDVPDVFATDLFTPLIAAAEELSGVRYGDDAERDVSLRVVAEHVRTSAMLIADGVLPSKEGRGYVLRRLLRRAVRHGQLLGLDLAGGTQLLVPMLDAVLQTNLQMYPELAKQRELVTRIAGAEERDFAARLRAGLDRVDRALEDVRAGDGATFPGDVTFELHDTFGFPVDLTAEIAEEAGLVLDRDRFEALMDEQRQRARAGAKKGGGGVPVEVYRQAADEVGPTEFLGYEQLTAEGTIGALVGPGGALEGASEGDSIEVVLGRTPFYAEGGGQVGDHGVIETETGRLRVVDTQPAIEGLQTHRVVVEAGEVRPGQAAHLVVDGERRVATARSHSATHILHATMKEVLGDHAQQAGSLVQPGRLRFDFPHFEPVSLEQLGEIERTINARVLRDPHVTTEVMSLDDARAAGAVANFGDKYGQVVRVVTIGEFSKELCGGTHVPSGATVGNIYLVREESIGSNTRRIEALTGADAYRYARHEMQVAEEVARLVDTPTTEAVARVQALLERLKAVDKELAKTRRASLSQDAKRLADEATREDGVAVVIARVDGVVGDDLRTLASEVRGHLATQGVVVLGAATEDGKAQLICALTSDLADAGVEARPILHPAAQVVGGGAGGRGDLAQAGGKNGSALDEALKVASAEARSAVRGGA
- the mltG gene encoding endolytic transglycosylase MltG, whose translation is MARLSRGSRNFLIALVVGIVAVVVAVLLIGDQLNPLGDNGVEPGQPVELTVEPGQSVRAVGERLVELGVVSSGLRFRVAAEDADLASVLQPGTFALETGMSNDEAIEVLAAGPTEGVGNDVRFTVQEGLTVDQTLARLAEQFDDHTVEDFRTVLDERTAAGSNTDGVLQLPDWVPEPAEVGDEVLEPYEGLLFPQTYDVRRDATARDVLQRMVDELARAADGVDEAERDALEARGLSRYEGLILSSLIERETRVDDERETVSGVIANRLEDGMRLQIDATVLYARGEPTDRVLIEDTQIDSPYNTYQVDGLPPTPISGVGNASFLAAYRPGETTARYYVLAPECDGTHRFADTLDEHNENVRAFRATDGCGVAAD
- the ruvX gene encoding Holliday junction resolvase RuvX translates to MSGRTSSSNLGDPLPLTGRLLAIDLGEVRVGLSVSDPGQVLASPAETLQVPRDADEPTLDALVNAATRHEAAGLVVGLPRKLDGREDDAARRARWFAEQLRERTSLPVALQDERFTTVEAERVMLDADVSRAGRKASIDKVAASVLLQGVLESQRRRRDAARDAGGGTHATDGSDTTGEPDD
- a CDS encoding DUF948 domain-containing protein — protein: MNISDWSIVLAAGAFAVLMLALCVLVLHTVRAVDEVIGAVRTVSDETVPILRGVHETVSGVNVELARVDTIVAGVQSITATTDQLVGVVHATVTNPIIKGAAVSAGVARAVRTFREDGS